TGACCGTGAACGGCATATAGACACTTCACAAGTTGCCTTTATAGATTTAAATAACAATACTAGAAATCGATTTTATAATTGGCAAGAAGAAGAGGTTACCCGTTATATAAATGCTGCTGTAAATTACAAGCATTCTTTTGAGCAATCAGGGCATAGCTTAAGCGCCAATGCTCAGTACACACAGGGCTTAGAAGATGAAACCTATTCCTTAAACGATAGTTCGGCTGTTCGTGTAGGTAGGGATAAAACTAATATTAGAGCAATTGAAAATACCACAAGTATATCGACAGACTATGTAAAACCGCTTAGTAATGGGAGATTAGAACTTGGTGCAAAATTGCGTATTCGTAGGCTCCCGGTAGATTATACAATTACTCCAGGTAACGAATCTATTATTTATCCTGGATTAGGTTCCTTCTCTGATTGGGGAGAAAACCTATATGCAGGCTACGCAAATTATCTTTTAGAGAAAGAATTTTATGATGTTGAAGCGGGGTTACGAGCAGAACAAACCAATGTTTTTTATGATTTAGACCCTGCAAACACCTATTACCCTAACAATGATAAATACGATTATTTTGAGCTGTTCCCAAGTGCTCGTTTTACCTACAAATTAAACGAAAACAATAAATTATCGGCCTTTTATAATCGCCGTATTGATAGACCTGGTGAGCCGGAATTACGCGTATTTCCTAAATATGACGACCCAGAACTTTTAAAAGTAGGTAACCCCTATTTACGTCCTCAGTTTACCGATGCTTTTGAAATTGCTCATAAATATTCGTGGTCTAATGGTTCTTTGTTTTCATCTGTATATCATCGTATTATTCAAGATCAGTACATGCGTGTTTATAGTATAGACGACTCAAACCCTAACTATGACATTGTTAACCGTATTTACCAAAACACGGGTAGAGCAACGAATACAGGGTTGGAGTTATTATTGAGTCAAGATATTACGCAAAATTGGAGTCTTTCTAACACTGTTAACTGGTATTCAAATATTATTGACCATTATGAAGGCACTGTGCTTTTCCCATTTGTAAGACCTTTTGTAATTGAGGAATCTACCGCTAATGCTTGGAATGCAAAACTATCATCTGAAGTTAATTTACCTAGCGATTACACTTTTCAACTTACGGGGGTTTATTATTCGGACAAGAATATTCCGCAGGGCAAAGAGCTTTCTCGCTACTCTGTAGATTTGGGTTTTAAGAAAAGTCTCTGGAACAAAAAAGCAGAACTTACCTTCTCTGCCACAGATATTTTCAACCGTTTTGGTATTCGCCAAGAAGTTACCAACGAAGGTTTTACTGCTACTTATCAAAATTATTTTGAGACCCAATTATTTAGATTGGGGCTTAAATACAAAATTTAAACCGCACACTATGAATTCTTTAAATAAGGTTGCCCAAATTACCTTGCTTTTCTGGTT
The genomic region above belongs to Maribacter hydrothermalis and contains:
- a CDS encoding TonB-dependent receptor domain-containing protein codes for the protein MQKILITILVLFIITPTLSQNTVSVTGQLNDAITQETLAFANVTVQNTTDNSMVTGAITDENGRFEIIGLSTGKYTLVFSFIGYETISKPLIAGGLNSIFDLGQILLQPSAEQLTEVQVVGQEATTNSDLNKKSFNLDNNIAQAGGSVLDAMKTMPGVTFDQDGKVVLRGSDKVVVLIDGKQSSLTGFGNQKGLSNIPASNIEKIEIINNPSAKYDANGFAGIVNIIYKKETQKGLNGDVGLSFGLGALGKRRPDTPTDLGSYSVNPKVIPSINLNYRKGKLNYFLQSEFIVQEALPNNEFTTRIYDDGRTIISQVPENRKQFRSIINGGIDYNLDDNNSFTFSGLYDRERHIDTSQVAFIDLNNNTRNRFYNWQEEEVTRYINAAVNYKHSFEQSGHSLSANAQYTQGLEDETYSLNDSSAVRVGRDKTNIRAIENTTSISTDYVKPLSNGRLELGAKLRIRRLPVDYTITPGNESIIYPGLGSFSDWGENLYAGYANYLLEKEFYDVEAGLRAEQTNVFYDLDPANTYYPNNDKYDYFELFPSARFTYKLNENNKLSAFYNRRIDRPGEPELRVFPKYDDPELLKVGNPYLRPQFTDAFEIAHKYSWSNGSLFSSVYHRIIQDQYMRVYSIDDSNPNYDIVNRIYQNTGRATNTGLELLLSQDITQNWSLSNTVNWYSNIIDHYEGTVLFPFVRPFVIEESTANAWNAKLSSEVNLPSDYTFQLTGVYYSDKNIPQGKELSRYSVDLGFKKSLWNKKAELTFSATDIFNRFGIRQEVTNEGFTATYQNYFETQLFRLGLKYKI